One genomic region from Eptesicus fuscus isolate TK198812 chromosome 4, DD_ASM_mEF_20220401, whole genome shotgun sequence encodes:
- the MLST8 gene encoding target of rapamycin complex subunit LST8 translates to MNTSPGTVGSDPVILATAGYDHTVRFWQAHSGICTRTVQHQDSQVNALEITPDRSMIAAAGYQHIRMYDLNSNNPNPIISYDGVNKNIASVGFHEDGRWMYTGGEDCTARIWDLRSRNLQCQRIFQVNAPINCVCLHPNQAELIVGDQSGAIHIWDLKTDHNEQLIPEPEVSITSAHIDPDASYMAAVNSTGNCYVWNLTGGIGDEVTQLIPKTKIPAHTRYALQCRFSPDSTLLATCSADQTCKIWRTSNFSLMTELSIKSSNPGESSRGWMWGCAFSGDSQYIVTASSDNLARLWCVETGEIKREYGGHQKAVVCLAFNDSVLG, encoded by the exons ATGAACACATCCCCAGGCACTGTGGGCAGTGACCCGGTCATCTTGGCGACTGCGGGCTATGACCACACCGTGCGGTTTTGGCAGGCCCACAGCGGGATCTGCACCCGCACGGTGCAGCACCAGGACTCT CAGGTGAATGCCCTGGAAATCACGCCCGACCGCAGTATGATTGCTGCTGCAG GTTACCAGCACATCCGCATGTATGATCTCAACTCCAATAACCCCAACCCCATCATCAGCTATGATGGGGTCAATAAGAACATCGCATCTGTGGGCTTCCATGAGGATGGCCGCTGGATGTACACGGGTGGGGAGGACTGCACTGCCCGGATCTGGGACCTCAG GTCCCGCAACCTGCAGTGTCAGCGGATCTTCCAGGTGAATGCACCCATTAACTGTGTGTGCCTGCACCCCAACCAG GCAGAGCTCATTGTGGGTGACCAGAGCGGCGCTATCCACATCTGGGACTTAAAAACTGACCACAATGAGCAGTTGATCCCTGAGCCTGAGGTCTCCATCACATCTGCCCACATTGATCCGGATGCCAGCTACATGGCAGCAGTAAATAGCACT GGGAACTGCTATGTTTGGAATCTGACGGGGGGCATTGGTGATGAGGTGACGCAGCTCATCCCCAAGACCAAGATCCCAGCACACACCCGCTACGCCCTGCAGTGCCGCTTCAGCCCAGACTCCAC GCTCCTCGCCACCTGCTCGGCTGACCAGACGTGCAAGATTTGGAGGACGTCCAACTTCTCCCTGATGACGGAGCTAAGCATCAAGAGCAGCAATCCCGGAGAGTCATCCCGAGGCTGGATGTGGGGCTGTGCCTTCTCTGGGGACTCCCAGTACATTGTCACGG cttccTCTGACAACCTGGCCCGGCTTTGGTGCGTGGAGACGGGAGAGATCAAGAGAGAATACGGCGGCCACCAGAAAGCCGTGGTCTGCTTGGCCTTCAATGACAGTGTGCTGGGCTAG
- the PGP gene encoding glycerol-3-phosphate phosphatase, with amino-acid sequence MAEAEAGGDDARCVRLSAERAQALLADVDTLLFDCDGVLWRGETAVPGAPETLTALRARGKRLGFITNNSSKTREAYAEKLRRLGFGGPAGPGDSPEVFGTAYCTALYLRQRLTGSPAPKAYVLGSAALAAELEAVGVACVGVGPDPLQGDGPGAWLDAPLEPDVRAVVVGFDPHFSYMKLTKAVRYLQQPSCLLVGTNMDNRLPLENGRFIAGTGCLVRAVEMAAERQADIIGKPSRFIFDCVSQEYGINPERTVMVGDRLDTDILLGVSCGLKTILTLTGVSSLRDVKSNQESDCMSKRKMVPDFYVDSIADLLPALQG; translated from the exons ATGGCAGAGGCGGAGGCAGGCGGCGACGACGCCCGCTGCGTGCGGCTGAGCGCCGAGCGGGCCCAGGCGCTGCTGGCCGACGTGGACACGCTGCTGTTCGACTGCGACGGCGTGCTGTGGCGCGGCGAGACGGCCGTGCCTGGCGCGCCTGAGACCCTAACGGCGCTGCGGGCCCGTGGCAAACGCCTCGGCTTCATCACCAACAACAGCAGCAAGACCCGTGAGGCCTACGCCGAGAAGCTGCGGCGCCTGGGCTTCGGCGGCCCCGCGGGACCCGGCGACAGCCCTGAGGTCTTCGGCACGGCCTACTGCACCGCGCTGTACCTGCGCCAGCGCCTGACCGGCTCTCCGGCTCccaaggcctacgtgctgggcaGTGCAGCTCTGGCGGCGGAGCTGGAGGCCGTGGGCGTCGCCTGCGTGGGCGTGGGGCCGGATCCCCTGCAGGGCGACGGCCCTGGCGCCTGGCTAGACGCGCCCCTCGAGCCCGATGTGCGCGCCGTCGTGGTGGGCTTCGACCCGCACTTCAGCTACATGAAGCTCACCAAGGCCGTGCGTTACTTGCAGCAGCCCAGCTGCCTGCTCGTGGGCACCAACATGGACAACCGGCTCCCCCTCGAGAACGGCCGCTTCATCGCGG GTACCGGTTGTCTGGTCCGAGCCGTGGAGATGGCCGCTGAGCGCCAGGCCGACATCATAGGGAAGCCCAGCCGCTTCATCTTCGACTGCGTGTCCCAGGAGTACGGCATCAACCCAGAGCGCACCGTCATGGTGGGAGATCGCCTGGACACAGATATCCTCCTGGGCGTCTCCTGTGGCCTAAAGACCATCCTCACCCTCACTGGAGTCTCCTCTCTAAGAGATGTGAAGAGTAATCAGGAAAGTGACTGCATGTCTAAAAGGAAAATGGTCCCTGACTTCTATGTTGACAGCATAGCCGACCTTTTGCCTGCCCTTCAAGGTTAA
- the BRICD5 gene encoding BRICHOS domain-containing protein 5 encodes MEQGSCCAEDPRPGPIRVKTRPCHGGWRALGLLLLLLALATAGAVAGGLFGFAHSPPKPLLQMSRLTLPSPRVYQFNQTAQVDVAGNVATIRVTPTQSNHSWAVLFDGQSGCVCYRPAEHRACFLHLMEPRDRKTLQLLVNTSKTQGPNSPSQDTHYAQELLAVLGSHEVDPAQVGASVRHFCSKIPIYWARRAEGPRRQRLIYLCIDICFPSNICVSVCFYYLPD; translated from the exons ATGGAGCAGGGGAGCTGCTGTGCAGAggaccccaggcctgggcctATCAGG GTGAAGACCAGGCCCTGCCATGGGGGCTGGAGAGCCCtgggcctgctgctgctgctgctggcattGGCCACTgctggggctgtggctggagGGCTTTTTGGCTTTGCTCACAGCCCTCCCAAG CCACTGCTACAGATGTCCCGTCTGACCCTCCCGAGCCCCAGGGTGTACCAGTTCAACCAAACTGCCCAGGTGGACGTGGCCGGGAATGTGGCAACCATCAGGGTAACCCCGACTCAGAGTAACCACAGCTGGGCGGTGCTGTTCGATGGGCAGAGC ggCTGTGTCTGTTACCGACCTGCAGAGCACCGGGCCTGCTTCCTCCACCTGATGGAGCCCAGAGATCGCAAGACCCTGCAGCTTCTGGTGAACACCTCGAAG ACCCAGGGGCCTAACAGCCCCAGCCAGGATACCCACTATGCTCAGGAGCTGCTGGCAGTGCTTGGGAGCCATGAGGTGGACCCTGCCCAAGTGGGGGCTTCAGTGCGGCACTTTTGCTCAAAGATCCCCATTTACTGGGCCCGTCGAGCAGAGG GGCCCCGGAGGCAGCGGCTCATCTATCTATGCATCGACATCTGCTTCCCAAGCAACATCTGTGTGTCAGTCTGCTTTTATTACCTCCCAGACTGA